From a single Solanum dulcamara chromosome 4, daSolDulc1.2, whole genome shotgun sequence genomic region:
- the LOC129885962 gene encoding disease resistance protein RPV1-like: protein MAAALGLLSHFRASLVGAGWRTFKDDNEIERGENIKTELENAIINSRSSIIILSKNYATSTWCLDELVKILEHKRTKGHAILPVFYHVDPSEVRDQKKSFAEAFTRYERQIEAESHEGKRDWMDKVQKWRAALGEVADLGGVLVNNQEDRKESVFIDEILQFIEDILNRTISSVAPYLVGISSRVKNIISWLQDGSHDDNVIAICGMSGIGKTTVAKYVFTTNFRRFEGSSFLANIQDISQQPDGLIRLQKQLLYDLTGKKSKIQDTDEGIIKIRDAICFKRVLVILDDIDQQEQIHAIIGMKNWFCPGSKIIITTKNSCLLKVHEIQKFHKVREMGNAESLELFSWHSFGEDHPADDYMELSKKVVKHCGGLPLALQVLGSSLRGKNIDVWKSALDKLEAIPASQIIKKLKFGYDSLKDDHDKNLFLDIACFFTRKDKDYVIAVLDESYIYTRVGIQNLTDRFLLMIEGNKLIMHQMLRDMGREIVRQESSKKPGRRTRLWHYKDSFNVLRENMGSETIEGLFFDMNMVKEDQSFMGSSSSGRKCLFSEFKSHPFGFSRHPNKFSSKTFNELELGTNLFTVMNKLRLLQINYTHLSGAYKDFPKNLRWLYWRGFPLKCVPNDFPLESLSVLDMRNSCLERLWEGRRVLPLVKILNLSHSHSLFRTPDFSGLPMLEKLILKECVNLIEVHESIGTLEARLIFLNIKNCKRLQKLPREICKLKVLKTFIISGCSNLVELPRDLWRMQSLEVFLANEIPMSQLPSKRKQNPIWHALIRSWVLKPRKVLELPWVCLPKSLVNLSLSECNLSEVAFPRDFSNLMSLQNLNLSKNPISCLPDCIRTLSRLNNLELGSCTMLKFLIDLPRVHKLGVGYCTSLEKVTYLSVGCRAKVYHLNGCKELTDMEGSFKLEAMGGIEKTMKSLELSMWDSVGSFEVKLYNMSTHTESRGLVKVLFESGLISIYLPGSKVPNWFCYKSAGATLSFTVPSPPDLKIQGITVCSVYTIDWKVWVQGIQFYLIIHNEQKNVKLVYSPTCYGLPEGQNEMLWFSHWKFQSQLDAGDTLNVTVITMDGFSIKEFGIHLLHGEQVDMVLNSNSQEMQRDYPYQGMIPTKRQGLVDFYCYGHMGIGLHYILPYIP from the exons CTTTGGTAGGTGCAGGGTGGCGTACGTTTAAGGATGACAATGAGATTGAGAGAGGGGAAAATATTAAGACGGAATTGGAGAATGCAATTATAAATTCGAGGAGTTCAATAATTATCCTCTCGAAGAACTATGCTACTTCGACGTGGTGCCTTGATGAACTTGTCAAAATCCTTGAACATAAGAGGACAAAAGGGCATGCAATTCTTCCTGTCTTCTATCATGTCGATCCTTCTGAAGTTAGAGATCAGAAAAAGAGTTTTGCAGAAGCATTTACGAGATATGAGAGGCAAATTGAAGCTGAAAGTCATGAAGGAAAGAGGGATTGGATGGATAAGGTCCAAAAATGGAGAGCAGCTCTTGGAGAGGTGGCAGATTTGGGTGGTGTTCTAGTGAACAATCAAGAGGATAG GAAGGAATCAGTGTTCATTGACGAAATTCTTCAATTCATTGAGGATATATTGAACCGGACAATATCAAGTGTTGCACCTTACCTGGTTGGGATCAGTTCACgggtcaaaaatatcatttcatgGTTGCAAGACGGATCACATGATGATAATGTTATTGCAATTTGCGGGATGAGCGGAATTGGGAAGACAACTGTTGCCAAATATGTTTTCACTACAAACTTTAGAAGATTTGAAGGTAGTAGCTTTCTTGCAAATATCCAAGATATTTCTCAGCAACCTGATGGTTTAATTCGCTTACAGAAGCAGCTCCTTTATGATTTAACTGGGAAAAAGAGTAAAATACAAGATACTGATGAAGGGATCATCAAGATACGAGATGCTATATGTTTTAAAAGAGTTCTAGTCATATTGGATGACATTGATCAACAAGAACAAATTCATGCTATAATTGGAATGAAAAATTGGTTCTGTCCAGGaagtaaaataatcataacaacTAAGAATTCATGTTTGCTGAAGGTtcatgaaattcaaaaattccataaagtCAGGGAAATGGGTAATGCTGAATCACTGGAGCTTTTCAGTTGGCATTCCTTTGGGGAGGACCACCCAGCTGACGACTACATGGAACTATCAAAAAAGGTGGTAAAGCATTGTGGAGGGCTTCCTCTGGCACTTCAAGTCTTGGGTTCTTCTCTTCGTGGGAAAAATATCGATGTATGGAAGAGTGCACTAGACAAGTTGGAAGCGATTCCTGCGAGCcagataattaaaaaattaaaatttgggtATGACTCATTAAAAGATGATCATGATAAGAACTTGTTCCTTGACATTGCCTGCTTCTTTACAAGAAAGGACAAAGATTATGTTATTGCAGTGCTAGACGAATCTTATATTTATACAAGAGTTGGAATTCAGAATCTCACAGATAGATTCCTGTTGATGATTGAGGGTAACAAGTTGATAATGCATCAAATGCTTCGGGACATGGGCAGAGAAATAGTCCGTCAAGAATCATCTAAGAAGCCTGGGAGGCGCACCCGGTTGTGGCACTACAAGGATTCATTTAATGTATTGAGAGAAAACATG GGCTCAGAGACAATTGAAGGTCTTTTCTTTGACATGAATATGGTAAAGGAAGACCAGTCCTTCATGGGAAGTTCTAGCAGTGGAAGAAAGTGTCTGTTTTCAGAATTTAAGAGTCATCCGTTCGGTTTCTCCAGGCATCCCAacaaattttcttcaaaaacCTTTAATGAGCTTGAATTGGGAACGAATCTCTTTACAGTTATGAACAAGCTAAGACTGCTTCAGATAAATTATACACACCTAAGTGGTGCTTATAAAGATTTTCCCAAGAACCTGAGGTGGCTATACTGGAGAGGTTTTCCTTTGAAGTGTGTGCCAAATGATTTTCCATTGGAGAGCTTGTCTGTTCTTGACATGCGGAACAGCTGTCTGGAAAGACTGTGGGAAGGAAGAAGA GTGCTTCCACTGGTAAAAATTCTCAACCTCAGCCACTCTCATTCTCTTTTCAGAACTCCTGATTTTTCAGGACTCCCAATGCTGGAGAAGCTTATTCTCAAAGAGTGTGTCAATCTCATTGAGGTTCATGAATCCATTGGAACCTTAGAGGCTCGGctcattttcttaaatatcaAAAACTGCAAAAGACTTCAGAAGCTACCTAGAGAGATTTGCAAGCTAAAAGTTCTTAAAACCTTCATAATATCTGGCTGCTCAAATCTTGTAGAGTTGCCAAGAGATCTGTGGAGGATGCAATCCTTGGAAGTGTTTCTTGCCAATGAAATCCCAATGAGTCAATTACCCTCTAAGAGAAAACAGAACCCAATATGGCATGCACTTATCCGGTCTTGGGTTCTGAAGCCAAGAAAAGTTCTAGAGCTTCCGTGGGTTTGTTTACCAAAATCTTTGGTTAATTTAAGTCTATCTGAGTGCAACCTATCTGAAGTTGCTTTTCCAAGGGACTTCAGTAATTTAATGTCGTTGCAGAACCTAAACCTCAGTAAAAATCCAATCAGTTGTCTTCCAGATTGCATCAGAACTCTTTCCAGGCTCAACAATCTTGAATTAGGTTCTTGTACAATGCTTAAATTTCTCATAGACCTACCTCGTGTCCACAAGTTGGGGGTGGGATATTGCACTTCCCTAGAAAAAGTAACGTATCTATCAGTAGGGTGCCGTGCAAAAGTTTACCATTTAAATGGCTGTAAAGAACTCACTGATATGGAGGGAAGCTTCAAGTTGGAAGCCATGGGAGGAATTGAGAAAACAATGAAGTCATTGGAATTAAGCATGTGGGATTCTGTCGGAAGCTTTGAAGTGAAATTGTACAACATGTCAACTCATACAGAAAGTAGAGGACTAGTAAAG GTGTTGTTTGAAAGCGGATTGATCAGCATATATCTTCCGGGGAGCAAGGTTCCTAATTGGTTTTGTTACAAGAGTGCTGGAGCAACTTTATCTTTCACTGTCCCTTCACCTCCTGATCTCAAGATCCAGGGCATAACTGTGTGCTCAGTGTACACAATTGACTGGAAAGTCTGGGTTCAGGGTATCCAATTTTATTTGATAATCCATAATGAGCAGAAAAATGTGAAACTGGTTTATAGCCCAACTTGCTATGGTCTTCCTGAAGGCCAAAATGAAATGTTATGGTTCAGCCATTGGAAATTTCAGAGTCAGCTGGATGCTGGTGACACCTTGAATGTCACAGTTATTACTATGGATGGTTTTAGCATCAAGGAATTTGGTATTCACTTACTGCATGGTGAGCAAGTAGACATGGTTTTGAACTCAAACAGTCAAGAAATGCAGCGAGATTATCCTTATCAGGGGATGATACCTACCAAACGTCAAGGGCTTGTAGATTTTTACTGCTATGGCCATATGGGGATTGGATTGCACTACATTTTGCCCTACATACCATGA
- the LOC129885963 gene encoding putative germin-like protein 2-1, which produces MALALKLLVITIAILALTSSPSTASDPSPLQDFCVAVNDSKATVFVNGKVCKDPKLVTADDFFRPGLNKPGNTSNQLGSIVTAVNVNNLPGLNTLGISLARIDFARRGLNPPHTHPRGTEVLVVLKGRLYVGFVLSNPGPNMKNRLLTKILNPGDVFVFPEGLIHFQLNVGKTNAIAFAGLSSQNPGVITIANAVFGSDPPINDDVLAKAFQVDKKLIDHLQEQFWWDNN; this is translated from the exons ATGGCTTTGGCCCTGAAGTTGCTTGTGATTACCATTGCCATATTAGCTTTGACATCTTCACCTAGCACTGCCTCAGACCCAAGTCCCTTGCAGGATTTCTGTGTTGCTGTTAATGACTCTAAAGCAACTG TTTTCGTGAATGGAAAAGTTTGCAAGGATCCAAAACTTGTCACTGCTGATGACTTCTTCAGACCAGGCCTAAACAAGCCTGGAAATACGTCAAATCAACTTGGATCAATTGTTACTGCTGTCAACGTCAACAATTTACCTGGACTTAACACTCTAGGCATTTCCTTAGCTCGTATTGATTTTGCACGACGTGGTCTCAATCCACCTCATACACATCCTAGAGGAACTGAGGTTCTTGTTGTTCTTAAGGGAAGACTTTATGTTGGTTTCGTCCTTTCTAACCCTGGCCCAAATATGAAGAACAGGTTACTCACCAAGATTTTGAACCCTGGCGATGTCTTTGTTTTTCCTGAGGGACTAATTCATTTTCAACTTAATGTGGGAAAGACTAATGCCATTGCATTCGCTGGTCTGAGCAGCCAAAATCCAGGAGTTATCACTATTGCCAATGCAGTATTTGGCTCAGACCCGCCAATTAATGACGATGTCCTCGCTAAAGCATTCCAAGTTGACAAGAAACTGATTGATCATCTTCAAGAACAGTTTTGGTGGGATAATAACTAA
- the LOC129888023 gene encoding uncharacterized protein LOC129888023, whose amino-acid sequence MNLGPVPHCSFNVSSSTIRPFWIASFPPSSHSQSLRRSITCFTISAIGSRKIPARDRLIDFGKYKGKMLGTLPSKYLKWVTKNLRARDFEEWAQLADQVLSDPIYKDRIEWEFAQNLLNGEVSVAGTQNAVSELLEISTRFGWDNEDKLGWSKIDFELLGTSKGGRIPRLSDSPNNSIRAEEKKGRAGDDSRQEEEGEKDNRERRRERVRLQRRKNESGANSDHFNPPNSRSFDTTSYNTSSGITETPSRFPGRESLLKKALSLGTRKNASQ is encoded by the coding sequence ATGAATCTTGGTCCAGTCCCTCACTGCTCATTCAATGTCTCATCTTCTACAATTCGACCTTTTTGGATAGCTTCTTTTCCCCCTTCTTCACATTCACAGTCCTTGAGAAGGAGTATTACTTGTTTCACAATCTCAGCAATTGGGTCCAGAAAAATTCCAGCGAGAGACCGACTCATAGATTTTGGAAAATACAAAGGGAAAATGCTGGGAACACTCCcatccaaatatctcaaatggGTGACAAAGAATCTCCGAGCTCGTGACTTCGAAGAGTGGGCTCAGCTCGCAGATCAAGTCCTCTCTGACCCTATCTATAAGGACAGAATTGAGTGGGAGTTCGCGCAAAATCTCCTCAATGGCGAAGTATCGGTTGCAGGGACGCAGAATGCCGTTTCTGAGTTGCTGGAAATCAGCACCAGATTCGGTTGGGACAATGAAGACAAATTGGGTTGGAGCAAAATTGATTTCGAGTTACTTGGGACCTCCAAAGGTGGTCGAATACCAAGGCTTTCTGATTCCCCCAATAATTCCATTAGGGCAGAAGAGAAAAAGGGTAGAGCTGGAGATGATAGTCGTCAGGAAGAGGAAGGCGAAAAAGACAATAGGGAGAGAAGACGGGAAAGGGTAAGGTTACAGAGGAGAAAAAATGAATCTGGAGCAAACTCTGATCACTTCAATCCACCCAATTCCCGCTCATTTGACACCACTAGTTATAACACTAGTAGCGGTATAACGGAAACACCAAGTCGTTTTCCGGGTCGCGAATCCCTGTTGAAGAAAGCCTTGTCACTTGGTACCAGGAAAAATGCCTCACAATAA
- the LOC129885969 gene encoding putative germin-like protein 2-1 → MALKYFVLTIAILAVVTSISHASDPSPLQDFCVAVNDSMAAVFVNGKVCKDPKVVTADDFFKSGLNIAGNTSNQVGSAVTAVNVNNLPGLNTLGISLVRIDYAPYGLNPPHTHPRGTEVLTVLEGTLYVGFVLSNPGPNMKNKLFTKILHPGDVFVFPIGLIHFQFNVGKTKAVAFAGLSSQNPGVITIANAVFGSDPPINDDVLAKAFQVDKKIVDYLQSQFWWDNN, encoded by the exons ATGGCTCTCAAGTACTTTGTATTAACCATTGCCATATTGGCTGTGGTGACTTCAATAAGCCATGCATCTGATCCTAGTCCTTTACAAGATTTTTGTGTTGCTGTTAATGACTCCATGGCTGCTG TTTTCGTGAATGGAAAAGTATGCAAAGATCCAAAGGTTGTCACTGCTGATGACTTCTTCAAATCGGGATTAAACATAGCTGGAAATACTTCAAATCAAGTTGGATCTGCTGTAACAGCTGTGAACGTCAACAACTTACCAGGGCTCAACACTCTGGGCATTTCGTTAGTTCGTATTGACTATGCACCATACGGTCTCAACCCACCACACACGCACCCTAGAGGAACTGAGGTTCTTACGGTCCTTGAGGGCACACTCTATGTTGGATTTGTCCTATCAAATCCGGGTCCAAATATGAAGAACAAACTCTTTACCAAGATTCTACATCCTGGAGATGTGTTTGTTTTTCCAATAGGACTCATTCACTTTCAATTTAACGTGGGAAAGACTAAGGCCGTTGCATTCGCCGGACTTAGTAGCCAAAATCCAGGAGTCATCACTATTGCAAATGCAGTATTTGGCTCTGACCCACCAATCAATGATGATGTTCTTGCAAAAGCATTCCAAGTTGACAAGAAAATTGTGGATTATCTCCAATCACAATTTTGGTGGGACAACAACTAG